A genomic region of Candidatus Neomarinimicrobiota bacterium contains the following coding sequences:
- a CDS encoding bifunctional riboflavin kinase/FAD synthetase — translation MQVFFGLNTFPKHYASSVATIGVFDGLHRAHMEIIRNVVQRAKELNTHPILINFEPHPKVIKGEMESIGGILTSPKEKMKILKNSGLEAILFLNTDRELLDIAPEDFVKTILVGHIRVKELIVGFDYRFGKDRSGDIYDLKKFGKKFGFNVNIINPIKDSNFMIKSSRIREHLLKGNIKEANRLLGRYYGITGFVVRGEGRGRELGYPTANLRLTYKHKLVPKSGTYLTLSHFKGFYRYGLCNIGYRPTFEGTELSIEVYIFEPIEGELYGTEMEVFFIERMRDEKKFSSVEELKKQIEKDRMEGLKLIESIKEEREVELDVIN, via the coding sequence ATGCAGGTATTCTTTGGACTGAACACATTTCCAAAACATTATGCAAGCTCTGTTGCTACAATTGGTGTGTTTGATGGTCTGCATAGAGCACATATGGAAATTATAAGAAATGTAGTTCAAAGAGCGAAAGAGTTAAATACTCATCCGATATTGATTAACTTTGAGCCTCATCCCAAAGTTATAAAAGGGGAAATGGAATCTATAGGCGGAATATTGACTTCACCTAAGGAAAAAATGAAAATTCTGAAAAATTCTGGATTGGAGGCTATACTGTTTTTAAATACCGACAGAGAATTACTCGACATTGCCCCTGAGGACTTTGTAAAAACCATACTAGTGGGGCACATAAGAGTTAAGGAATTAATAGTTGGTTTTGATTACAGGTTTGGGAAAGATAGAAGCGGCGATATCTATGATTTAAAGAAATTCGGGAAAAAATTTGGGTTTAATGTTAATATAATTAATCCTATAAAGGATAGCAATTTTATGATTAAGTCTTCCAGAATAAGAGAACATTTACTTAAAGGAAATATAAAAGAGGCGAACAGATTACTCGGAAGGTATTACGGGATAACTGGTTTTGTGGTAAGAGGTGAAGGTAGGGGAAGAGAGTTAGGATATCCAACTGCCAATCTGCGGCTAACATATAAACATAAACTTGTTCCTAAATCAGGTACGTACCTGACTTTATCTCACTTTAAGGGATTTTATAGGTATGGTTTATGCAATATAGGTTATAGACCTACTTTTGAAGGGACAGAGCTTTCTATAGAGGTGTATATTTTCGAGCCCATAGAAGGTGAATTGTACGGAACAGAGATGGAGGTATTTTTCATTGAAAGAATGAGGGATGAGAAAAAATTCAGCTCTGTTGAGGAATTGAAAAAACAAATAGAAAAAGATAGGATGGAGGGTCTAAAATTAATTGAATCCATAAAGGAAGAAAGGGAGGTGGAGTTAGATGTCATTAACTAA
- the rpsO gene encoding 30S ribosomal protein S15: MSLTKEVKRELVEKFGSNPSDTGRTEVQIAILTKRIQRLTEHFKKNKKDFGSIRGLYKLVGRRKRLLEYLKRKDIKRYENIVNELNLRK; this comes from the coding sequence ATGTCATTAACTAAGGAAGTGAAAAGAGAATTAGTTGAGAAATTTGGTAGTAATCCCTCGGATACAGGAAGAACGGAAGTACAGATTGCAATTCTAACGAAGCGAATACAGAGACTAACGGAGCATTTTAAAAAGAATAAGAAAGATTTTGGTTCTATTAGGGGGTTGTATAAGCTGGTTGGTAGAAGAAAAAGGCTATTGGAATATCTTAAGAGGAAGGATATTAAAAGATATGAAAATATAGTAAATGAATTAAATCTTAGGAAATAA
- the pnp gene encoding polyribonucleotide nucleotidyltransferase encodes MLLIQKKTIFSGRELILESGRMAKQANGSVVVRYGDTMVLITATSNFFSSPNQDFFPLQVDYIDKAYAAGRIPGGFFKREGKPSEKEILSARLIDRSIRPLFPDGFLSETQIIVNVISSDQKNPGDILGILGASAALSISNIPFNGPIAGVRVGRIDNRFVLNPTLQELEQSQMDIVVAGSENSVIMVEGEAKEIPEDIFISAIEFAQEGIRELIRFQNEFSNSFNVDKYSFEPRVPSEEFVNLVTEKVLPHLNEWREKAKISKKLRSDSINQFIAKLTDELADQFPEDVVFVQTIVEDIVKKDMRKLISEKTIRLDGRGLSDIRPITCEVGVLPRAHGSSLFTRGETQSLCSVTLGTKFDEQIIDDIDKEIATKRYMLHYNFPPFCVGEVRPLRGPARREIGHGNLAERALKFQIPSEEEFPYTIRVVSDILESNGSSSMATVCAGSMALMDAGVPIKKTVAGIAMGLVKENDEYFILSDIIGAEDHYGDMDFKVAGTREGITAIQMDLKIEGISHDIMKKILHQAKIGRLSIIDIMEQTISAPRSSISPYAPKITTLKIDTTLIGEAIGPGGKNVKHIFSTTGATIEIADDGTAFISGPTMEAIEQAKKMLSESVVKPVEGEKYKGVVKRIEKYGAFVEFLPGKEGLLHISEIDHKRIPDISKILKVGDVIEVKLKKINGLGRYELTRKELIPAPDNHHPMGKRFPHSENRRKFNSDKKRFHRE; translated from the coding sequence ATCTTGTTGATTCAAAAGAAAACAATATTTTCTGGGAGGGAGTTGATTTTAGAGTCTGGCAGAATGGCAAAACAGGCAAACGGGTCTGTTGTTGTAAGATATGGAGACACGATGGTTCTTATTACCGCCACATCAAATTTTTTTAGCAGTCCGAATCAGGATTTTTTCCCATTACAAGTTGATTATATTGATAAAGCCTATGCTGCTGGTCGCATACCCGGTGGTTTTTTTAAAAGGGAAGGTAAACCTTCAGAAAAGGAGATATTAAGTGCCAGGTTGATAGATAGATCAATTAGACCGTTATTCCCCGATGGTTTTTTATCTGAAACTCAAATAATTGTTAATGTAATATCAAGTGATCAAAAAAACCCTGGAGATATACTTGGGATTCTTGGAGCCTCTGCTGCATTATCAATATCTAACATTCCTTTTAATGGTCCAATAGCCGGTGTAAGAGTTGGACGCATAGACAATCGATTTGTTTTGAATCCTACACTTCAGGAGCTGGAGCAGAGTCAGATGGATATTGTTGTAGCAGGGAGTGAAAATTCAGTCATAATGGTAGAAGGCGAAGCAAAGGAAATTCCTGAGGATATATTCATATCTGCTATTGAATTTGCCCAAGAAGGAATAAGGGAATTAATTAGATTTCAAAATGAATTTAGTAATTCCTTTAACGTTGATAAATATTCTTTTGAACCCAGAGTACCATCAGAAGAGTTTGTAAATCTGGTAACTGAGAAGGTGTTACCTCATTTAAATGAATGGAGAGAGAAAGCAAAAATATCTAAAAAATTAAGATCGGATAGTATAAATCAATTTATAGCTAAACTTACAGATGAACTCGCTGATCAGTTCCCTGAGGATGTAGTATTTGTTCAAACTATTGTTGAAGATATTGTGAAAAAAGATATGCGAAAACTGATTTCTGAGAAGACGATTAGACTTGACGGAAGGGGACTAAGTGACATTCGACCGATTACATGTGAGGTAGGTGTTTTACCAAGAGCTCACGGATCAAGCCTTTTTACCAGAGGAGAGACTCAAAGTCTATGTAGTGTGACTCTTGGGACGAAATTTGATGAGCAAATAATTGATGATATAGATAAAGAAATTGCTACAAAAAGGTATATGCTACATTACAATTTTCCTCCTTTCTGTGTTGGTGAAGTCAGACCCTTAAGAGGTCCTGCAAGAAGGGAAATAGGACATGGGAATCTTGCTGAAAGGGCATTGAAATTCCAGATACCTTCTGAGGAAGAGTTTCCATACACAATCAGAGTTGTATCTGACATACTGGAATCCAATGGAAGCTCATCTATGGCTACGGTGTGTGCTGGTTCTATGGCATTAATGGATGCGGGTGTACCCATTAAGAAGACAGTGGCTGGTATCGCAATGGGGCTTGTGAAAGAAAATGATGAATATTTCATTCTTTCTGATATAATAGGTGCTGAGGATCATTATGGTGATATGGATTTTAAGGTTGCTGGCACAAGGGAAGGAATTACTGCTATACAGATGGACTTAAAAATTGAAGGAATATCTCATGATATTATGAAAAAAATTCTTCATCAGGCCAAGATAGGAAGATTGAGTATAATTGATATAATGGAGCAGACAATAAGTGCTCCAAGAAGTTCAATTTCTCCTTATGCACCGAAAATTACTACTCTAAAAATAGATACAACATTAATTGGAGAGGCAATTGGACCTGGTGGTAAAAACGTTAAACATATTTTTTCGACTACGGGAGCAACAATTGAAATTGCCGATGATGGGACTGCGTTTATAAGTGGACCGACAATGGAAGCTATTGAACAAGCAAAGAAAATGTTATCCGAATCTGTAGTAAAACCTGTAGAAGGAGAAAAATATAAGGGAGTGGTGAAAAGAATAGAAAAATATGGCGCTTTTGTAGAGTTTTTGCCAGGCAAAGAAGGGTTATTACACATTTCTGAAATTGACCATAAGAGGATACCTGATATAAGTAAAATTTTAAAAGTAGGTGACGTAATTGAGGTTAAGTTAAAGAAGATAAATGGTCTGGGTAGATATGAATTGACAAGGAAGGAACTTATACCAGCGCCGGATAACCACCATCCTATGGGAAAGAGATTTCCTCATTCAGAGAATAGAAGAAAATTTAATTCCGACAAAAAAAGATTTCATAGAGAATAG
- a CDS encoding insulinase family protein → MVFPENIKLTTLDNGLRIVTEKVDYVKSVSLGIWVKAGSIYENKENNGISHLIEHLLFKGTKKRSSFQIAYDVESLGGAINAFTTKDITCYYVRTIDEHLSNIFDVITDIVRNYDLNDGKLNFEKKVVYEEIKESEDDPFEYLNDCFGLCLYPDHPYGFPIQGTIESVKRISLEDVQDFISRFYRPENIVVSAAGNLDHDEVLKLSEKLIFTTKNIKDEFKIPSLTYPKEKTYIFNKDIKQAHVILGRRTFPIWDDRRYVLNLFNIMLSGGMSSRLFQNIREKYGYVYSINSFIDFFDNQGVFGLYAGVNSKKIERVIDLMYNEMEKFIKGDLKHDEIKKAKEQLKSSIIFSFESMSSRMNRLAKMLIYENKIYSIDDIISKVEIIDIDDIVELSRFLYNKNEMIEVILKR, encoded by the coding sequence ATGGTTTTCCCGGAAAATATTAAGCTAACGACCCTTGATAATGGTCTAAGGATTGTAACAGAAAAAGTAGATTATGTAAAGTCAGTATCCCTTGGAATATGGGTAAAAGCTGGATCGATATATGAGAATAAGGAAAATAATGGAATTTCCCACCTTATAGAACATTTATTATTTAAAGGTACAAAAAAGCGTTCTTCATTTCAAATTGCCTACGATGTAGAATCACTTGGTGGTGCTATTAATGCATTTACAACAAAGGATATAACCTGTTATTATGTAAGAACAATTGATGAACATTTATCAAACATATTTGATGTTATAACTGACATTGTTAGAAATTATGACTTAAATGATGGAAAGCTTAATTTTGAGAAAAAAGTTGTATATGAGGAGATAAAAGAATCAGAGGATGATCCATTTGAGTATCTTAATGATTGTTTTGGACTTTGTTTGTATCCTGATCATCCTTACGGTTTCCCAATACAGGGTACAATTGAAAGTGTTAAAAGAATCAGTCTGGAAGATGTGCAGGATTTCATAAGTAGATTTTATAGACCCGAAAACATAGTTGTTTCTGCAGCTGGAAACTTGGATCATGATGAAGTATTAAAATTGTCTGAAAAATTAATATTTACTACTAAAAATATAAAAGATGAGTTTAAAATACCATCATTAACTTATCCAAAGGAAAAGACTTATATTTTTAACAAAGACATAAAGCAGGCACACGTAATCCTAGGACGCAGGACATTTCCGATCTGGGATGATCGAAGGTACGTGTTGAACCTATTTAATATCATGTTAAGTGGTGGGATGAGTTCAAGATTATTTCAAAATATAAGAGAAAAATACGGTTATGTCTATTCAATCAACTCTTTTATTGATTTTTTTGATAATCAGGGTGTTTTTGGCCTTTATGCTGGAGTTAATAGTAAAAAAATAGAGAGAGTTATAGACCTTATGTATAATGAGATGGAGAAATTCATAAAGGGTGATTTGAAACACGATGAAATAAAGAAAGCAAAGGAGCAATTAAAGAGTTCGATAATTTTCTCCTTTGAGAGTATGTCATCGAGGATGAATCGTTTGGCAAAAATGTTAATATACGAGAATAAAATATACTCTATTGATGATATAATTTCTAAAGTAGAGATAATAGATATCGATGATATAGTAGAACTTTCCCGATTCCTGTATAATAAAAACGAAATGATTGAAGTAATTTTAAAAAGGTGA
- the ald gene encoding alanine dehydrogenase, whose amino-acid sequence MLIGVPKEIKKSENRVSLTPMGVEVLVQEGHKVLVEKNAGLGSGFADREYEKNGAIIVETAREIFEKAEMIVKVKEPQKEELEMIKPGQIVFTYFHFAASEELTVGFLKTGSIAVAYETLELEDGTLPLLVPMSEVAGRMAVQEGAKYLEKAQGGKGILLGGVPGVKPAVVTIIGGGVVGTNAAKMAAGLGANVFILDINLDRLRYLDDVMPKNVTTLYSNPYNIRSLLSDTDLLIGAVLIVGGKAPKLVTRDMLKLMRKGSVIVDVAVDQGGCIETTRPTTHDDPVYVVDGILHYCVANMPGAVPYTSTIALTNATFPYIKLLANKGIINALKESRELRTALNIYRSKITHPNVAKSFYLDYIEPEKAILEDNNSKSSISLS is encoded by the coding sequence ATGTTAATAGGTGTACCAAAGGAGATTAAAAAGAGTGAAAATCGTGTTTCTTTAACACCAATGGGTGTGGAGGTTTTAGTCCAGGAAGGTCATAAGGTATTGGTTGAAAAAAATGCTGGATTAGGAAGTGGGTTTGCGGATAGAGAATATGAGAAAAACGGTGCCATAATTGTAGAGACTGCAAGAGAAATATTTGAAAAAGCGGAGATGATAGTAAAGGTAAAAGAACCGCAGAAAGAAGAACTAGAGATGATAAAACCAGGGCAGATTGTCTTTACATATTTTCATTTTGCAGCCTCTGAAGAGTTGACTGTGGGTTTTTTAAAAACGGGCTCAATTGCAGTAGCTTATGAGACACTGGAGCTAGAAGATGGTACTCTGCCTCTTTTAGTTCCGATGAGCGAGGTGGCAGGAAGGATGGCGGTACAGGAGGGTGCGAAATATCTTGAAAAGGCTCAGGGTGGTAAAGGTATTCTTCTTGGCGGTGTACCTGGTGTGAAGCCAGCGGTCGTTACTATTATTGGGGGAGGTGTAGTTGGTACAAATGCAGCAAAGATGGCTGCGGGGCTTGGAGCAAATGTTTTTATACTCGACATTAATCTTGATAGGTTAAGATATCTTGATGATGTCATGCCCAAAAATGTAACCACACTTTATTCTAATCCATATAATATAAGGAGCCTTTTGTCGGATACAGATCTTTTAATAGGTGCTGTTTTAATAGTTGGGGGTAAAGCACCGAAACTTGTAACTAGGGATATGTTAAAATTAATGAGAAAGGGGTCTGTAATTGTAGACGTTGCAGTAGACCAGGGAGGATGCATAGAAACAACCAGACCAACTACTCATGATGATCCAGTATATGTTGTTGACGGTATACTACACTATTGTGTTGCTAATATGCCAGGTGCTGTTCCCTATACTTCGACGATTGCTTTAACTAATGCAACATTTCCCTACATTAAATTGCTGGCAAATAAAGGCATTATCAATGCTCTTAAAGAATCGCGTGAGCTACGTACGGCTTTAAATATTTATAGAAGTAAAATAACCCATCCTAATGTTGCAAAATCTTTTTATCTTGATTATATTGAACCCGAGAAAGCAATTTTGGAGGATAACAATAGTAAATCGAGTATTAGTTTATCATAA
- a CDS encoding polysaccharide deacetylase family protein yields the protein MLKERGYIFKNISQLNDDGEISINFDDSYQCIYRNAFPILQEMNIPATFFVITDYIGRKNMWDVKLSKDRAKHLDDLQIKELIRYGWELGSHTRSHRCLTLLARDELIKEIKLSKEELENRFGVKVRSLSVPFGRLNQRVIELALEFGYEKICGFFPFKYYFNGVNKFIVPRIAVYSVDNIGNIVNKISSDRKRLFFEVLKQNVINFCANGTILTKSIS from the coding sequence ATGTTAAAAGAGAGGGGATATATATTTAAAAATATCTCTCAACTGAATGATGACGGTGAAATATCTATTAACTTTGACGATTCATACCAGTGTATTTATAGAAATGCTTTCCCTATATTACAGGAAATGAATATCCCAGCTACTTTTTTTGTTATTACTGATTATATAGGTAGAAAAAATATGTGGGATGTAAAATTATCAAAAGACAGAGCAAAACATTTAGACGATTTGCAAATAAAGGAATTAATAAGATACGGATGGGAATTAGGTTCACATACAAGAAGCCATCGTTGTTTGACATTACTCGCACGAGATGAACTGATTAAAGAAATAAAATTGTCTAAGGAGGAATTGGAGAATCGATTTGGTGTTAAAGTAAGGTCTTTATCTGTACCTTTTGGTAGATTAAACCAGAGGGTTATAGAACTTGCTCTGGAGTTTGGTTATGAGAAAATTTGCGGATTTTTCCCTTTTAAATACTATTTCAACGGAGTTAATAAATTCATTGTTCCAAGGATAGCAGTATATTCAGTAGATAATATAGGAAATATTGTAAATAAAATCTCCAGTGATCGGAAGAGATTGTTTTTTGAAGTTTTAAAGCAGAATGTTATAAATTTCTGTGCAAATGGAACTATTTTAACGAAATCAATTAGCTAA
- a CDS encoding MerR family transcriptional regulator encodes MVRTIKKLYYSIGEVSKITGLKPHVLRYWESEFSQLSPAKNRAGNRIYREKDIELIHLIKNLLYEKKFTIEGAKKYLKEMKRNVSISSVDVSKEESLSKKRILEVLQKIKLELIEIANLLDKIDI; translated from the coding sequence ATGGTTAGAACGATTAAGAAACTTTATTATTCAATTGGTGAGGTAAGCAAGATTACTGGATTGAAGCCACACGTTCTAAGGTATTGGGAGTCGGAATTTTCTCAATTATCTCCAGCAAAAAATAGAGCCGGTAATCGTATATATAGAGAAAAGGATATAGAATTAATCCATCTAATCAAAAACCTATTATATGAAAAAAAATTTACAATAGAAGGAGCAAAAAAATATTTAAAGGAAATGAAGAGAAATGTTTCAATATCATCGGTTGATGTTAGTAAAGAAGAGTCTCTATCAAAAAAAAGAATTTTGGAAGTATTACAAAAAATTAAATTAGAGTTGATAGAAATAGCAAATTTGTTAGATAAAATTGATATATAA
- a CDS encoding DUF362 domain-containing protein: protein MRSRVVIIGCEGYNFNKLVSKIHYGIELAGGVERFFKKGEKILLKPNLLKASLPEKCVTTYPLFFKAVAKVLRDFGVQLVYGDSPGFGKPEKVAQRAGLKEVADEMGIPFVDFENGKEVFASNTYRSKRLFIANGVLEADGIVSLPKFKTHQLTGITCAVKNQLGCIPGLKKAELHVIFSNPESFSQMLIDLNLIIKPRLYIVDAIDAMEGNGPGAGKRYNLGLIVISDDPVAIDSVLSYIVNIDPQEIPTNKWGEILGLGVSRLEDIEVIGDSIENFRTLSFNTSSVSRIGMGNLASIPFLRRLLIRKPVVDHNRCKKCGICINQCSVDPKAINWVSKNGEKFLRFDYNLCIGCFCCQEACPFDAIYVKTPILNRILDWIG from the coding sequence ATGAGATCCAGGGTTGTCATTATTGGATGTGAAGGATATAATTTTAATAAGCTTGTTTCCAAGATTCATTACGGTATTGAGCTTGCAGGTGGGGTTGAGAGGTTTTTTAAAAAAGGAGAGAAGATTTTACTAAAGCCAAATCTATTAAAAGCATCTTTACCTGAAAAATGTGTTACTACCTATCCATTGTTTTTTAAAGCAGTGGCAAAAGTACTGAGGGATTTTGGTGTTCAGTTGGTGTATGGTGACTCTCCTGGATTTGGAAAACCAGAAAAAGTTGCTCAGAGAGCGGGACTTAAAGAAGTTGCTGATGAGATGGGAATTCCTTTTGTTGACTTTGAAAATGGTAAAGAGGTTTTTGCTTCTAATACTTATAGGAGTAAGAGATTATTTATTGCCAATGGTGTACTTGAAGCAGATGGTATCGTAAGCTTACCTAAATTTAAAACTCACCAGTTGACAGGGATTACCTGTGCTGTAAAGAATCAGCTTGGTTGTATTCCAGGCTTGAAAAAAGCTGAGCTTCATGTCATTTTCTCCAATCCTGAGAGTTTTTCTCAAATGCTTATAGATTTAAACCTAATAATAAAGCCTCGATTATATATCGTTGATGCTATTGATGCAATGGAAGGTAATGGTCCTGGAGCTGGTAAAAGATACAATCTTGGGCTAATAGTAATTTCTGACGATCCGGTTGCTATTGATTCCGTGTTATCTTATATTGTTAACATTGATCCGCAAGAAATTCCGACCAATAAATGGGGAGAGATTCTTGGTCTTGGTGTATCAAGGTTAGAAGACATTGAAGTAATAGGAGATTCTATAGAAAACTTTAGAACATTAAGCTTTAATACAAGCAGTGTTTCTAGAATTGGAATGGGTAATTTAGCAAGTATTCCGTTTCTAAGGAGATTATTAATAAGGAAACCTGTGGTTGATCACAATAGATGTAAAAAGTGTGGGATTTGTATTAACCAGTGTTCGGTAGACCCAAAAGCAATTAATTGGGTGTCCAAGAACGGGGAAAAATTTTTGAGATTTGATTATAATTTGTGTATTGGGTGTTTTTGCTGTCAGGAAGCTTGTCCCTTTGACGCAATATACGTTAAAACCCCGATATTGAACAGGATTCTAGATTGGATTGGTTGA
- a CDS encoding DUF2065 family protein codes for MVLYYVIIGLIFLTIFIVSLLFPEFVKNLMKYIIKREFFIPIGIAEIILGLGILYFRHRTKLKIFILIIGLFLFIDGVMYLISGERVRKSYSRFLEEGDRIFRFYFLFIGIIGLGLILAGFY; via the coding sequence ATGGTCTTGTATTATGTTATTATTGGGTTAATATTTTTAACTATTTTTATAGTTTCATTACTATTTCCTGAATTTGTGAAAAATCTAATGAAATACATTATAAAAAGGGAATTTTTTATACCAATTGGAATTGCTGAAATAATATTGGGACTTGGGATATTATATTTTAGACACCGGACTAAACTAAAGATATTTATCCTCATTATAGGTTTATTTTTGTTTATAGATGGTGTAATGTATTTGATTTCTGGTGAAAGAGTAAGGAAGTCCTATAGTAGATTCCTTGAAGAGGGTGACAGAATATTTAGATTCTACTTTTTATTCATTGGAATAATAGGATTGGGATTAATTTTAGCTGGATTTTATTGA
- a CDS encoding 16S rRNA (uracil(1498)-N(3))-methyltransferase, whose protein sequence is MHDFLFYSDDIDLKNKRLILKGDEFKHAFKILRKKVGDTLTIFDGLGVKYKVLVNKIEKNRAICSVTDIFTCNEVYPELQVGVGLLKSKAMVEVIKDCSALGISEILLFRSKNSVVKEVNLERLKKISIESVKQSNGFRIPAIKYMDRFDACLKEMSEDGLKLIADMDGEVAISSIFDKDGLPEKVCILFGPEGGFTKEEIEKAKDFGFETVKLIDRRLRTELAIITAVSYILYSYY, encoded by the coding sequence ATGCATGACTTTCTATTTTACTCTGATGATATTGACCTTAAGAATAAAAGGTTAATTTTGAAAGGTGATGAATTCAAACATGCCTTTAAAATTTTAAGAAAAAAGGTAGGAGACACTTTAACTATATTTGATGGTTTGGGTGTGAAATACAAGGTGTTAGTGAATAAGATCGAAAAAAATAGAGCGATTTGTAGTGTTACCGATATTTTTACTTGTAATGAGGTGTATCCTGAATTACAAGTTGGAGTTGGATTGCTAAAATCTAAGGCTATGGTAGAGGTTATAAAGGATTGTAGCGCACTTGGTATTTCGGAAATATTGTTATTTAGATCTAAAAATTCGGTAGTGAAGGAGGTAAACTTAGAAAGATTAAAGAAAATCTCTATTGAATCTGTAAAACAATCAAATGGGTTTAGAATTCCAGCTATAAAGTATATGGACAGATTTGACGCATGTTTAAAAGAAATGTCAGAAGATGGATTAAAGCTTATAGCGGATATGGATGGGGAAGTTGCAATTAGTAGTATCTTTGACAAGGACGGTCTCCCGGAAAAAGTGTGTATATTGTTTGGTCCTGAAGGGGGATTTACAAAAGAAGAGATAGAAAAAGCAAAAGACTTTGGTTTTGAGACAGTGAAATTAATTGATAGGAGATTGAGAACTGAGTTAGCAATAATCACTGCAGTTTCATATATTTTATACAGTTATTATTAG
- a CDS encoding histidine triad nucleotide-binding protein, producing MDKECIFCKIVDKEIKAGIVYEDDEIIAFKDINPKAPVHILIIPKSHIPSINDINETDYLVLGKMFGVAKKVAVDNGISESGYRLVVNCKRNAGQEVFHIHMHLLGGRKMRWPPG from the coding sequence TTGGATAAAGAATGTATCTTTTGTAAAATAGTGGATAAAGAGATCAAAGCGGGTATAGTTTACGAAGATGATGAAATTATTGCGTTCAAAGATATTAATCCAAAGGCACCTGTACATATTTTAATAATTCCCAAGTCTCATATCCCTTCTATTAATGATATTAACGAAACCGATTATCTTGTACTGGGGAAGATGTTTGGTGTTGCCAAAAAAGTAGCTGTTGATAATGGTATATCAGAATCCGGTTACCGATTGGTTGTAAATTGTAAGAGGAATGCAGGACAAGAGGTTTTTCATATTCATATGCACCTTTTAGGTGGGCGTAAAATGAGATGGCCTCCTGGTTAG